One part of the Deltaproteobacteria bacterium genome encodes these proteins:
- a CDS encoding isoprenylcysteine carboxylmethyltransferase family protein — MGGGRVRDRGAGRQRFRALPRGRPASRSGAARRDGIDRRRARRALPRALFKLTARGYPFGVSFVRKRLRPRLLVVYALAGAAVFLSSPTPISLLVGAVPIVTGESLRLWATGHLHKNDALTIAGPYAYLRHPLYLGTLLIGAGFLIMAWSGVAFGFAALFLLVYFGYYMPYKDRIESARLESLYGDAYRRYSAAVPRLVPRLHAYRPLESERAPETAWRRTRFADNNETGTAIVVALGVLCMVVRWGLSS; from the coding sequence CTGGGAGGCGGTCGAGTCCGAGATCGAGGCGCCGGACGCCAGCGATTTCGCGCTCTTCCTCGCGGCCGACCGGCTTCCCGATCAGGCGCGGCCCGGCGCGATGGAATCGATCGGCGCCGTGCTCGCCGCGCTCTGCCGCGCGCGCTTTTCAAACTGACGGCACGCGGCTATCCCTTCGGCGTGAGCTTCGTCCGCAAACGTCTGCGCCCGCGCTTGCTCGTCGTCTATGCGCTCGCCGGCGCGGCGGTCTTCCTGTCCTCTCCCACGCCGATCTCGCTCCTCGTCGGGGCGGTTCCGATCGTCACGGGCGAGAGCCTGCGGCTCTGGGCCACCGGGCACCTGCACAAGAACGACGCCCTGACCATCGCCGGACCCTACGCGTATCTGCGTCACCCGCTCTATCTCGGAACGCTTCTGATCGGGGCGGGCTTTCTGATCATGGCCTGGAGCGGGGTCGCCTTCGGCTTCGCGGCGCTCTTCCTGCTGGTCTACTTCGGCTACTACATGCCGTACAAGGACCGGATCGAGAGCGCGCGGCTCGAGTCGCTCTACGGCGATGCCTACCGGCGCTACTCGGCGGCGGTTCCGCGGCTCGTGCCTCGGCTGCACGCCTACCGGCCGCTCGAGTCCGAGCGCGCGCCCGAGACCGCCTGGCGGCGCACGCGCTTTGCCGACAACAACGAGACCGGCACGGCGATCGTGGTCGCGCTGGGCGTGCTGTGCATGGTGGTGCGCTGGGGACTCTCGTCCTGA